The following proteins come from a genomic window of Aricia agestis chromosome 19, ilAriAges1.1, whole genome shotgun sequence:
- the LOC121736478 gene encoding uncharacterized protein LOC121736478 encodes MSTLQKQPQWNKTDEGLSSKYEKCRHIAEEIYKRINITFQIKKLEAGAISEGSNFSDQIDSNELSNETDLFACDKSSLSSSTELEALQRGSEACEKFVNNNNNEEAKIKPTIVYKRPRKRFRKRVKKQQKQKRDSDGSSDEALPLTNVADLEERTRSDRAPPSPAHTVMGVPYVVIKPCDLKPKFKTPSPEKKVTKKADKPSPKQKSDNLKIIDKSKATLCEKVQSEQEKSGSQESWSCTLCSLTFRGERGLRRHMTMSHIIDEKTKAGKPNN; translated from the exons ATGTCAACACTACAGAAACAGCCTCAGTGGAATAAAACTGATGAGGGGTTGAGCTCCAAGTATGAGAAATGTCGCCATATCGCAGAGGAAATATACAAGAGGATAAACATAACGTTTCAAATTAAGAAACTCGAAGCTGGGGCGATAAGTGAAGGATCTAACTTCAG TGATCAAATTGACAGCAACGAGTTGAGCAATGAAACTGACCTCTTTGCCTGCGACAAGAGTTCCTTGTCCAGCAGCACGGAGCTGGAGGCGCTGCAGCGCGGCAGCGAGGCCTGCGAGAAGTTtgtcaacaacaacaacaatgaGGAGGCCAAAATCAAACCCACGATTGTATATAAACGACCAAGAAAGAG GTTTAGGAAACGAGTGAAGAAACAGCAGAAGCAGAAGCGGGATTCGGACGGGTCTAGCGACGAGGCGCTGCCGCTGACAAACGTCGCCGACCTTGAGGAGAGGACGCGGAGCGACAGGGCTCCGCCGTCCCCCGCCCACACGGTCATGGGCGTCCCGTATGTGGTTATCAAGCCTTGTG ATTTAAAACCCAAGTTCAAGACGCCGTCCCCAGAAAAGAAAGTAACGAAGAAAGCGGACAAACCCAGTCCCAAACAAAAGTCCGACAACTTAAAGATCATAGACAAAAGCAAGGCGACATTGTGTGAAAAGGTCCAGTCTGAACAGGAAAAATCAGGCAGTCAAGAATCTTGGAGCTGTACGCTCTGCAGTTTGACGTTTCGCGGCGAAAGAGGATTGAg GCGGCACATGACCATGTCACACATAATTGATGAAAAAACTAAAGCTGGCAAACCCAACAACTGA